From Lepus europaeus isolate LE1 chromosome 3, mLepTim1.pri, whole genome shotgun sequence, a single genomic window includes:
- the FHL5 gene encoding four and a half LIM domains protein 5, whose translation MMATQFDCQYCTTSLLGKKYVLKDDNPYCVSCYDRIFSNYCEKCKDPIESDSKDLCYKGRHWHEGCFKCSKCNYSLVEKPFAAKDERLLCTECYSNECSSKCFHCKRTIMPGSRKMEFKGNYWHETCFVCEHCRQPIGTKPLISKESGNYCVPCFEKEFAQYCNFCKKVITSGGITFRDQLWHRECFLCSGCRKELCEEEFMSRDDYPFCLDCYTHLYAKRCAACTKPITGLRGAKFICFQDRQWHSECFNCAKCSTSLVGEGFLTQNMEIFCRKCGSGVDTDI comes from the exons ATGATGGCTACTCAGTTTGACTGTCAATATTGTACAACCTCACTTCTGGGAAAGAAATATGTCCTAAAGGATGATAATCCATACTGTGTCTCCTGTTATGATCGTATCTTCTCCAACTATTGTGAGAAGTGCAAAGATCCAATTGAATCAGATTCCAAG GATCTTTGTTACAAAGGCCGGCACTGGCATGAAGGATGCTTCAAGTGCTCCAAATGCAATTACTCATTGGTGGAAAAGCCTTTTGCTGCCAAGGATGAGCGCCTGCTATGCACGGAGTGCTATTCTAACGAGTGCTCCTCTAAGTGCTTCCATTGCAAGAGGACCATCATGCCTG GTTCCCGCAAAATGGAATTTAAGGGAAACTACTGGCATGAAACCTGCTTTGTGTGTGAGCATTGCCGACAACCAATAGGAACAAAGCCTTTGATCTCCAAAGAGAGTGGAAATTACTGTGTGCCCTGTTTTGAGAAGGAGTTTGCTCAGTATTGCAACTTTTGTAAGAAg GTGATAACTTCAGGTGGGATAACTTTTCGTGACcaactgtggcatagagagtgtTTTCTGTGTAGTGGCTGCAGGAAAGAGCTCTGTGAAGAAGAGTTTATGTCTAGAGATGATTATCCATTCTGCTTGGACTGCTACACTCATCTTTATGCCAAAAGATGCGCTGCCTGCACCAAACCCATTACTG GTCTCAGAGGTGCCAAGTTCATCTGCTTTCAAGACCGCCAGTGGCATAGTGAATGTTTCAACTGTGCAAAGTGTTCCACTTCCTTGGTGGGCGAAGGCTTCCTGACCCAGAACATGGAAATCTTCTGCCGCAAATGTGGCTCTGGGGTGGACACTGACATCTAG